The following are from one region of the Gloeocapsa sp. PCC 73106 genome:
- the ftsH2 gene encoding ATP-dependent zinc metalloprotease FtsH2 produces MKISWRTILLWSVPILVIGFFVWQGAFATDTSNLGSNTASARMTYGRFMEYLEADRVKSVDLYEGGRTAIVEAVDPDLDNRVQRLRVDLPSNSPELISKLRENNISIDAHPTRSEGAIWGVLGNLIFPVLLIGSLFFLFRRSNNIPGGPGQAMSFGKSRARFQMEAKTGVMFEDVAGVDEAKEELEEVVTFLKQPEKFTAVGASIPKGVLLVGPPGTGKTLLAKAIAGEAGVPFFSISGSEFVEMFVGVGASRVRDLFKKAKENAPCLIFIDEIDAVGRQRGAGIGGGNDEREQTLNQLLTEMDGFEGNNGIIIIAATNRPDVLDTALLRPGRFDRQVTVDAPDIKGRIKILEVHARNKKLAPEISIEAIARRTPGFTGADLANLLNEAAILTARRRKEAMTMLEVDDAVDRVIAGMEGTPLVDGKSKRLIAYHEVGHAIVGTLLKEHDPVQKVTLVPRGQAQGLTWFTPDEEQGLTSKSQLMARIAGILGGRAAEEEIFGYDEVTTGAGGDLQQVTTLVRQMVTRFGMSDLGPMSLESQSGEVFLGGGFMNRSEYSEEVAARIDHQVRSIIEHGHGVARKIIRENREVIDRLVDLLIEKETIDGAEFRQIVSEYTQVPEKEQFVPQL; encoded by the coding sequence ATGAAAATTTCTTGGAGAACTATACTACTTTGGTCGGTACCTATTTTAGTGATAGGATTCTTTGTCTGGCAAGGAGCCTTTGCGACTGACACCAGTAACCTAGGGAGTAACACCGCTAGCGCCAGGATGACCTACGGTCGCTTCATGGAGTATTTAGAAGCAGATAGAGTCAAAAGTGTAGACCTATACGAAGGCGGTAGAACGGCGATTGTAGAAGCGGTTGATCCAGATTTAGATAACCGAGTACAACGCTTAAGAGTAGATTTACCGAGCAACTCACCCGAATTGATCAGCAAACTGAGAGAGAATAATATAAGCATAGATGCTCACCCTACCAGAAGCGAAGGCGCGATTTGGGGAGTATTGGGTAACTTAATTTTTCCAGTGCTACTGATTGGCTCTCTATTCTTCTTGTTCCGTCGCTCCAACAATATACCCGGAGGACCAGGTCAAGCGATGAGCTTCGGGAAATCTCGGGCTCGTTTTCAGATGGAAGCCAAAACAGGCGTAATGTTTGAAGATGTAGCGGGTGTTGACGAAGCCAAAGAAGAGTTAGAAGAAGTTGTTACCTTTTTGAAACAACCAGAAAAATTTACCGCGGTGGGCGCCAGCATACCCAAAGGCGTACTGTTAGTAGGTCCTCCAGGAACAGGAAAAACCCTCCTCGCTAAAGCGATCGCCGGAGAAGCAGGAGTGCCTTTTTTCAGTATCTCTGGTTCAGAATTCGTAGAAATGTTCGTAGGTGTGGGAGCATCTCGCGTCAGAGACCTCTTTAAAAAAGCCAAAGAAAACGCTCCCTGTTTGATTTTCATCGATGAAATCGACGCAGTGGGACGTCAACGGGGCGCCGGAATCGGTGGAGGTAACGACGAAAGAGAACAAACCCTCAACCAATTACTTACAGAAATGGATGGATTCGAGGGGAATAACGGCATCATTATCATCGCCGCTACCAACCGTCCGGACGTATTAGACACAGCCTTGCTACGCCCAGGACGCTTCGATCGCCAAGTAACTGTAGACGCACCCGATATCAAAGGTCGAATTAAAATTCTGGAAGTTCACGCCCGTAACAAGAAATTAGCCCCAGAAATTTCCATAGAGGCGATCGCCCGTCGCACCCCTGGATTTACCGGAGCTGACTTAGCCAATCTCCTCAACGAAGCGGCTATCCTCACCGCCCGTCGTCGCAAAGAAGCCATGACCATGCTCGAAGTCGATGATGCAGTAGATCGCGTCATAGCGGGGATGGAGGGGACACCCCTAGTAGATGGCAAGAGCAAACGCTTAATCGCCTATCATGAAGTTGGTCATGCGATCGTCGGGACACTCTTGAAAGAGCACGATCCAGTCCAAAAAGTAACCCTAGTTCCTCGTGGACAAGCCCAAGGCTTAACCTGGTTTACACCCGATGAAGAACAAGGATTAACCAGTAAATCCCAATTAATGGCGCGCATCGCCGGAATCTTAGGCGGAAGAGCAGCAGAAGAAGAAATTTTCGGTTACGACGAAGTCACTACCGGAGCCGGTGGCGACCTACAACAAGTTACAACTTTAGTACGTCAAATGGTGACTCGCTTCGGTATGAGCGATTTAGGTCCTATGTCTCTAGAAAGTCAAAGCGGCGAAGTTTTTCTCGGCGGTGGTTTTATGAACCGCTCTGAATACTCCGAGGAAGTCGCAGCTCGCATCGATCACCAAGTGCGCTCCATTATCGAACATGGTCATGGTGTTGCCAGAAAAATAATTCGGGAAAATCGCGAAGTTATTGATCGCCTAGTAGATCTATTAATTGAAAAAGAAACGATTGACGGCGCTGAATTTCGTCAGATTGTGTCAGAATACACTCAGGTTCCCGAAAAAGAGCAGTTTGTACCACAGCTGTAA
- a CDS encoding NAD(P)H-quinone oxidoreductase subunit H: MARIETKTEPIVINMGPQHPSMHGVLRLIVTLDGEDVVDCEPVIGYLHRGMEKIAENRTNVMYVPYVSRWDYAAGMFNEAITVNAPEKLADIEVPKRAQYIRVIMLELNRIANHLLWLGPFMADVGAQTPFFYIFREREMIYDLWEAATGMRLINNNYFRIGGVAVDLPYGWIDKCEDFCDHFDPKVDEYEKLITNNPIFRRRVEGVGTVTREQAINWGLSGPMLRGSGVKWDLRKVDHYECYDDFDWEVHWETAGDCFARYIVRIREMRESTKIIRQALKAIPGGPYENLEAKRLAEGRKSQWNDFDYQYIAKKVAPTFKIPSGEHYVRLESGKGELGIFIIGNDSVFPWRWKIRAPDFNNLQILPHILKGVKVADVMAILGSIDIIMGSVDR, from the coding sequence ATGGCAAGAATTGAAACCAAGACTGAACCCATAGTTATCAACATGGGTCCCCAACATCCCTCAATGCACGGCGTTCTACGCTTAATCGTCACCCTAGATGGCGAGGACGTCGTAGATTGTGAACCCGTCATCGGTTATCTTCATCGAGGTATGGAGAAGATAGCCGAAAATCGCACCAACGTCATGTACGTTCCCTATGTAAGTCGATGGGATTACGCAGCGGGGATGTTCAACGAAGCAATTACGGTTAACGCACCAGAGAAATTAGCAGATATCGAAGTTCCCAAAAGAGCCCAATATATCCGCGTCATTATGCTCGAGCTTAATCGTATTGCTAATCACTTACTTTGGCTCGGTCCCTTTATGGCAGACGTAGGCGCTCAAACTCCCTTTTTCTACATCTTCCGAGAACGGGAAATGATCTACGATCTCTGGGAAGCCGCTACCGGAATGCGTCTGATTAACAATAACTATTTCCGCATCGGGGGAGTAGCTGTCGATTTACCCTACGGTTGGATCGATAAGTGTGAAGACTTTTGCGATCATTTTGACCCCAAAGTAGACGAATACGAAAAACTTATTACCAATAACCCGATCTTTCGACGTCGGGTAGAAGGAGTAGGTACTGTTACCCGGGAACAGGCGATTAACTGGGGTCTCAGCGGTCCTATGCTCAGAGGATCTGGCGTAAAATGGGATCTGCGCAAGGTCGATCACTACGAATGTTACGATGACTTTGACTGGGAAGTACATTGGGAAACCGCAGGAGATTGCTTCGCTCGTTACATAGTTCGGATCCGGGAAATGCGCGAATCTACTAAAATTATTCGTCAAGCACTCAAAGCGATTCCTGGAGGTCCCTACGAAAATCTAGAAGCTAAGCGTCTAGCTGAGGGAAGAAAGTCTCAATGGAATGACTTTGACTATCAATATATCGCCAAGAAAGTAGCCCCTACTTTTAAAATTCCCTCCGGAGAACACTACGTGCGTCTAGAAAGCGGTAAAGGAGAGTTGGGTATCTTCATTATTGGTAATGATAGCGTTTTTCCCTGGCGTTGGAAAATTCGCGCCCCTGACTTCAATAACCTGCAAATTTTACCCCACATTCTTAAAGGAGTAAAGGTAGCAGACGTTATGGCAATTTTAGGCAGTATTGACATCATTATGGGGTCAGTAGACCGCTAA